The DNA window GGGCTATGAAGCCGCTCGTTTGCTGGACGAGTTGATCAATGGAAAAGAGCCGCCGAAGAGCACACGGCTGATCCGCCCGCAGGGGGTGACGGTGCGTGCAAGTACGAATAGTTTTGCGGTGCTCGATGAGCCGGTTCGTGACGCGTTAATATATATGAAAAATCATCTGTCCCGTTCTCTCGGAACCATGGAGGTTGCAGACTGCGTTGGCTTAACGCGCCGCATGCTGGAAATTCGCTTCAGGGCGGCAACAGGAAAGACGGTGCATCAGAAAATGATTGAGCTGAGGCTGTCCGCCGCAGAGCAGCTGCTGAGATCATCGGCTTTGACCGTTGAAGATATTTCCGCCCAATGTGGTTTTTGCCACGCGCAGCACCTCAGCCGCTTATTTAAATTCCGCTATGGATTGCCGCCGCTGAAATACCGGAAGTCTCTGAGCTGACCGCTGAACCGGCTTGCGGAAAACTGTATGTTATTTACAAAATCGCCGATATTCCCGCAGGTAAAATCTCCGTAACTTTACGCAACATAGAAAAATGATTTAACGGAGTGGATTATGATGCGTTTAAGTAAGTCGGTAATGGCCGTCGTTTTGACGGGGTTGGTATTGAATGGGATGGCCGGCGGAATTTATGCGCCGAATTTCGGCGAAGGGCGGTATATTCTGACGCCGCCGGTCAAAGAGCAACCGATGATTCACGGTCCGTCGGTATTCGGGGTTCGTCCGGGATCGCCCTTTCTTTACACCATTCCGGCCACGGGAAAAACGCCGTTGTCTTTCGCCGTGAAAAATCTGCCCGCAGGGCTGACGGTGGATCCGCGTTCCGGAACCATCAGCGGAAAAATCCAATCGCTGGAAAAACGAGATTACAAGGTGGTCCTTCAGGCGGAGAATGAAGCGGGGCTGGATGAGAAAGAATGGACCATCAAAGTCGCCGATGAAATCTGTCTGACGCCGCCGTTGGGCTGGAACAGCTGGAATTGTTGGGGACATCAGGTCGATCAGGAAAAGGTGCTGGCTTCTGCTCGCGCCATGGTCGACAAGGGGCTGAAAAATTTCGGCTGGACCTATATCAATATTGATGATGCCTGGCAGGGAAAGCGCGGCGGGGAATTCAATGCCATTCAGGGCAATCCGGAAAAGTTTCCTGAAATGAAACAGATGTGTGACGAAGTGCATGCGCTGGGGCTTAAAATCGGAATCTATTCCTCTCCGTGGGTGACCACCTATGCCGGTTTTGTCGGCGGATCAAGTGAGAATGAGGACGGCTTCTGGAGCGCTGAAAAATATGCGGCGTCGAAAGAGGTAAAGAGGGCTCATCAGGTGGTGGCGAAATATAAATTTGATGAAAATGATGCAAAACAGTGGGCGGCCTGGGGCATCGACTATCTGAAATATGACTGGAACCCGAACGATCCGGAAAGCACGCTGCGAATGGCTCATGCGTTAAGAAACAGCGGACGGGATATCGTTTATTCGCTGTCGAATACAGCACCGCTTGAACACGCGGAACTTTATGCAAAGGAAGTAAATTGCTGGCGTACAGCCGGCGACCTGAAAGACCGCTGGGACCAGGATGGGGCCCATCTGAATATTATTGACCAGTGGGAGCGCCATCGCCATTGGATTGAAGAAGGACAGCGCGGCGGTCCCGGCCATTTTCCGGATCCGGATATGCTCGTGGTGGGGCGTGTGGTTGAAGGTAATAAGGGCAAGGAGCCGCGGCCTTCGCGTCTCACTCCGGATGAGCAGTATGCCCATATTTCGTTATGGACGCTTTGGAGCGCTCCGATGCTGATCGGCTGTCCGATTGAGATGATGGATGAGTTTACGAAGAACCTGCTCTGCAATGATGAGGTGCTGGCTATTCATCAGGATGAAAAAGCAATTCCTGCGGTGTCTGTGGTGGTGAAGGATGAGTATGAAATTCTCGTGAAAGATCTGGCGGACGGGGAAAAGGCCATCGGAATTGTGAATAAAGATGATAAGGCGCGGACCGTTTCCATCGACTGGAAAAAGGCCGGAATCCGCGGCCGCAAACAACTGCGTGATGTCTGGCGACAGAAAGACATTGGAACCTATGCCGGAAGTTTCACGGCAAAAATTCCTTCGCATGGCGTTGTACTGGTCCGTACATCCAACCCCTAAAATGGAGTGGAATAAGATGAAGCGTTTACTGATTTTTCTGGGCATCACCTGTGTATTGAGTGTTCACGCCGAACGATTGAATTTTTCCAGCGACTGGAAATTTTCTCTCAATGATCCGGCCGGGGCGAAACGGGCTGATTTTGATGATTCAGGCTGGCGGACACTGGATGTGCCGCATGACTGGAGTGTGGAATTTGCATTCAGTCAGGAGAATCCGGGCCGGAATGCCTGGCTGCCGGGCGGTATTGCCTGGTACCGCAAAACCGTTGACGTGCCGGCGGAAGATGCGGGCAAGGTTTTTGAAATTCAGTTCGACGGGGTCTATCGTCACGCAGAAGTTTATGTGAACGGAGCGTTTGTCGGGCGGCAGTTTGACGGCTATACCAGTTTCTATTTTGATATCACGGAATTTGTTCGTCCGGGACAGGAAAATGTGGTGGCGGTTCGGGTGGATAATCACGATGTGCCGAACTGCCGGTGGTATTCCGGATCGGGAATCTATCGCCAGGTCTGGCTGACGAAGAAAACTCCGGTGCATGTGAAGAATTGGGGCACCTATATTACGACACCGGAAATTACAGATCGCTCGGCCGAAGTTTCAGTAAAAACCGAATTGGCGAATAAGGGTCGCGCGGAAACATTCGAGCTTGAAACCGTCGTATTCGATCCGGCGGGCCGGGAAGTGGCACGGGCGGTATCTTCCGGAAAAATCACTTCGGAGTTTGAGGCGAAACAGTCTCTGACTGTCGAAAATCCGCAACGCTGGTCGGTGGATTCACCACTGCTCTATTCCACCGAAAGCCGGGTGAAGGTCGGCGGAAAGACCGTCGATGTATACCGCAGTACATTCGGCATCCGGTCTTTCCGGTTCGACGGTAAAAAGGGCTTTTTCCTGAACGGCAAAAACATGAAACTCAAAGGGGTCTGCCTTCATCACGATATGGGCACGGTCGGCGCGGCGGTGCCGCTGGAAATGTGGGAGCGGCGTCTGCGGAATCTGAAGGCGCTGGGCTGCAATGCCATCCGTACCGCGCATAATCCCATGGCACCGGAATTTATGGATCTCTGCGACCGCATGGGTTTTCTGGTGATGGATGAGTTTGTTGATAAATGGGAACATCATATCCGCCCGAATGCCGATCCGCTGAATGATCCGAAATTCGCTGAACCGAACTTCCGCAAAGAATGGAAGAAAAATTTTGAACAGACCATTCGGCGGGACCGTAATCATCCATCGGTTATTATCTGGAGTGTGGGGAATGAAAATTATCCGGCCGGCAGTGAAAAACAGAATCAAGGGCTGAAAGAATACTGTAACTTTGTGCGAACCATCGATCCGACGCGACCCGTGGTTTCGGGCATGGAGCGCGGATTGGATAAAGATCCTTCAGAGAAGGTGGATGATATTCTTGAATCGACGCAGTACATGGATCTCATCGGTATGAATTATGGCGAGCAGTGGGTGAAACGGATCGGACACCGCAATCCCGGCAAAGCATTTGTGAGTACGGAAAGCTATGTCTATTACAACAGCACGGAATTTAAGCGGTGGGATCTCGTGGAGCGATCCCCGTGGTTCGATGTGCTGGAAAATGAGTTTAATGCCGGATTGTTTCTCTGGAGCGGTACGCGTTATCTCGGAGAGGTCAGTAAAAGCAAAGACTGGCCGCGAATCAATGGCGGAAGCAGTGCACTGCTGGATATGGCGAGCTTTAAAACCGTTAACGGTTATTTCTACGAAGCGCTTTGGTCGGATAGGCCGACGGTCAGTATTGCGGTTTATGATGAGATGAAACCGATTGAATCATTCCGGTGCTGGGGTTCGCCGGCACGCAGAATGATCTGGAATTTCAAAAACGGGGAATCGCTCAATCTGGTGACGTTCACCAACTGTGAGTTTGTTGAGCTCTATCTGAACGGTCGTAAAATCGGGAAACAGAAACTCAGTGATTTTTCCAATCGGATTATGAACTGGTACGATATTGAATTTGAGCCGGGGGAACTCAAAGCCGTGGGAATCAACAATGGAAAACCGGTGTGTGAATTCAGTCTCCAGACCGCCGGTGAACCTGCGCGTATTAAGGCGACGGCTGATCGCGAAACGATTCGGCCGGGAGGTGTTGTTCAGGTTGAAGTTCAATTAACCGATGAGGCCGGTGTTCCGGTGAAACATGATGACCGGTTACTTTCGTTTTCGGTCCGGGGCGGTGAAGTGTTGGGCTTGGATTTCGGAACGATGGGGGCAGAAGACCACTTTACCGAAAAGAAGCATCGCCGTACAGATGAGGGCCGGTGTTTGGCCATCGTTAAAGGCGGCAGTGCCGAAGCGGTTCAGATTCGCATTGAATCGAAGGGACTGGCTCCCGTGGAACTGCAGATTCCGGTTGAACGGAAAGTCGTGGAAAAGTGCCGGTAAATACCGTGTGTGCCCAGCTGGATGATCCCGGCCTGCGTTAAGAGAAAATGCGGCGGCGTTTTCGTTCGTCGTCCATGGTACGCAGTTCGGGGTGTTTCCAGTTGGCCTGAAGAATTCGCTCCAGTTCGGGGAGACTTTTCCGGTATTCGGAAGGGGTCATGCGCGCAGCATTTTTAAAGGTTTCGGCGAAATACTGACTGGTGCTGTAACCGCATTCAAATCCGATATCGGTAATTGACCGGTCGGTTTCTCGCAGCAGCCGGCAGGCATGTTCAAAGCGCAGCCGATTGAGATATTGCAAGGGGGCGTAGCCGGTCAGTCTGAGGGTTATGTTTGAGAAATAGGTACGCTTTACACCACAGCTTTCCGCCATTTCATTGAGCGTCCAGGAATGGTCGAGGGTTTTACGTAATGATTTCAGAAACTGTTCAATACGGTGCATCGTCCGGGAAGTGTTGCTGCTGATTTCAAAATCGCGGGTAATGATTGCCGCGAGCTCCAGCAGGATGGTGCGCAGCATGGAAAATGCAATGGTGTGGTCGATCGGATTTCGATTGTCCAGACGGTGAATAATTTCCGGAAGGTTGTGCCGGGCTAATTGCGAGGCCGGCCAGGCATGGCGACGGGCATTGACCAGTGCGGTGCTCAGAAAATTCAGCTCCTCTTCCGAAAATCCGAACCGTTCAGCCATCGTGATTTTTTCCAAAGGCTGGAACCCGGCTCCGGGGAGATCGAACAGAATAAAGTAGATCCGGTTTTTCGGTTCGCGAATATGCATGCTGCCGTGCGTCTGCCAGGGCAGAGTGAAAAACAGCGTTCCCGGTTTGAGGGCTTCAGGAACGCCTTCGACCGC is part of the Pontiella agarivorans genome and encodes:
- a CDS encoding AraC family transcriptional regulator; amino-acid sequence: MTELTEIISYGHIENKMMYPHKNPGMELVLVEQGRLDWAVEGVPEALKPGTLFFTLPWQTHGSMHIREPKNRIYFILFDLPGAGFQPLEKITMAERFGFSEEELNFLSTALVNARRHAWPASQLARHNLPEIIHRLDNRNPIDHTIAFSMLRTILLELAAIITRDFEISSNTSRTMHRIEQFLKSLRKTLDHSWTLNEMAESCGVKRTYFSNITLRLTGYAPLQYLNRLRFEHACRLLRETDRSITDIGFECGYSTSQYFAETFKNAARMTPSEYRKSLPELERILQANWKHPELRTMDDERKRRRIFS
- a CDS encoding glycoside hydrolase family 2 TIM barrel-domain containing protein; its protein translation is MKRLLIFLGITCVLSVHAERLNFSSDWKFSLNDPAGAKRADFDDSGWRTLDVPHDWSVEFAFSQENPGRNAWLPGGIAWYRKTVDVPAEDAGKVFEIQFDGVYRHAEVYVNGAFVGRQFDGYTSFYFDITEFVRPGQENVVAVRVDNHDVPNCRWYSGSGIYRQVWLTKKTPVHVKNWGTYITTPEITDRSAEVSVKTELANKGRAETFELETVVFDPAGREVARAVSSGKITSEFEAKQSLTVENPQRWSVDSPLLYSTESRVKVGGKTVDVYRSTFGIRSFRFDGKKGFFLNGKNMKLKGVCLHHDMGTVGAAVPLEMWERRLRNLKALGCNAIRTAHNPMAPEFMDLCDRMGFLVMDEFVDKWEHHIRPNADPLNDPKFAEPNFRKEWKKNFEQTIRRDRNHPSVIIWSVGNENYPAGSEKQNQGLKEYCNFVRTIDPTRPVVSGMERGLDKDPSEKVDDILESTQYMDLIGMNYGEQWVKRIGHRNPGKAFVSTESYVYYNSTEFKRWDLVERSPWFDVLENEFNAGLFLWSGTRYLGEVSKSKDWPRINGGSSALLDMASFKTVNGYFYEALWSDRPTVSIAVYDEMKPIESFRCWGSPARRMIWNFKNGESLNLVTFTNCEFVELYLNGRKIGKQKLSDFSNRIMNWYDIEFEPGELKAVGINNGKPVCEFSLQTAGEPARIKATADRETIRPGGVVQVEVQLTDEAGVPVKHDDRLLSFSVRGGEVLGLDFGTMGAEDHFTEKKHRRTDEGRCLAIVKGGSAEAVQIRIESKGLAPVELQIPVERKVVEKCR
- a CDS encoding putative Ig domain-containing protein, with amino-acid sequence MMRLSKSVMAVVLTGLVLNGMAGGIYAPNFGEGRYILTPPVKEQPMIHGPSVFGVRPGSPFLYTIPATGKTPLSFAVKNLPAGLTVDPRSGTISGKIQSLEKRDYKVVLQAENEAGLDEKEWTIKVADEICLTPPLGWNSWNCWGHQVDQEKVLASARAMVDKGLKNFGWTYINIDDAWQGKRGGEFNAIQGNPEKFPEMKQMCDEVHALGLKIGIYSSPWVTTYAGFVGGSSENEDGFWSAEKYAASKEVKRAHQVVAKYKFDENDAKQWAAWGIDYLKYDWNPNDPESTLRMAHALRNSGRDIVYSLSNTAPLEHAELYAKEVNCWRTAGDLKDRWDQDGAHLNIIDQWERHRHWIEEGQRGGPGHFPDPDMLVVGRVVEGNKGKEPRPSRLTPDEQYAHISLWTLWSAPMLIGCPIEMMDEFTKNLLCNDEVLAIHQDEKAIPAVSVVVKDEYEILVKDLADGEKAIGIVNKDDKARTVSIDWKKAGIRGRKQLRDVWRQKDIGTYAGSFTAKIPSHGVVLVRTSNP